From the genome of Luteitalea sp.:
TCTCCGGACTGGCCGGATCGTGGCCGATGGAGTCGGATCTCGACGTCGACGGCGACAGCGCGTTCGTGGGCGCGGAGGTCGCGTCAGCCGACTACGGCGATGTGCTCGGTGTCACGCCAGTGCTTGGCCGCTGGTTCGCGGACGACCGGGAGCCGTTTGCCGTCATCAGTCACGCGGCTTGGGAGCGCTGGTTCCATCGCAGCCCGCAGGTGCTCGGCCGGCGGATCAGGTCACAATCGGAGTCGTACACGGTCGTTGGCGTAGCGCCACCTGATTGCACCGGTGCCTTTGCGCCGCTTCGAACGGATATCTGGGTGCCAATCCGCACGCGCCCAGGTTTGGCCGCGCAACTCGAGGATCGCGAGGACCGGCACCTGATAATGCTCTTCGGCAGGTTGCGCGCGGGTGCGACTGCTGTCGAGGCGTCAACCGAGCTGAACGCCATCGATGCACAACTGAGGGCCGAGCATGCTCGTGCGTCAGAGCGCCAGCCGCCGATTGTCGCTGACGAAGCACGTGGCATTCCGGATCACGAGTTTCGACGAAGCGCCGCAACCCTCGCGACACTCCTGGCCGTCGTCGTCGGATTGGTCTTGTTGATTGCGTGCGTCAATGTCGGCAACCTGCTGTTGGTGCGTGGAGCGATCAGGCAGCGTGAATTCGCCATGCGCCGCGCCCTCGGCGCCACGCAGTCGCGGCTGTTCCGACAACTGCTGACCGAGAGCCTCATGCTTGCCATCGGCGGCGGCATCTGCGGTGTCGTCCTGGCGGTGTGGACCAACCAGCTCCTCGAGAGATCGGTGTCGTCTTTCATGGGCTACTTCGCGGTCCAGTTGGATTTGTCACTCGACTGGCGCACCATCGTGTTCGCCACGATGGTCTCGTTTGCGGCCACGCTGCTTTGTGGCTGGCTCCCTGCGTGGCGAGCGTCTCGGTCCAGCGGCGTCGTGGCGTTCAAGGGTGAGATTGGCGGGGGCACGAGACGCCGGCGGCCACTGGGACTTGTTGCGCAGGTGGCGATGTCGTTGGTCCTGCTGTTTGTCGCCGGCAGCTTTCTCCAAGGGCTCGTCCGGCTGCAAGCCACGGATCCCGGCTTCGAGGTCGACGGCCGCCTCATTGCCTATGCCTTCATTCCGTCCTCTCCAATCACGGCCGAGCGTCGTCGCGAGGTCTACGCACAAGCGCTTGAGCGGTTACGGACGCTGCCCGGTGTTCGGACGGCCACGCTCACGTCCACCGTGCCGTTGATGTGGGCCCGTTCCGATTGCGCCTCACTTCGTACCGGTCCGCAGATCCGGATCACAACCAGCACCATCGATACCAGCTTCTTCGATACCATGGCGATCCGCCTTCTCGCCGGTCGCCGCTTTGGTGTCGAGGACCTTTCCAGCAACGCCTCGACGGTGGTTGTGAACGAGAGCCTCGCTCGCCGGATCCTGCCGAACAGCACGGCCGTCGGTGAACGGCTGATGATCGGGTGCGACGACACGCAAGCGGCGGTTGTCGTTGGGGTTGTCCGCAACTCCGCGATCCGTGAGCTTGGTGAGCCTCCTGAGCCGCATCTTTATTTCCCCTTCCCCCGCCAGGACTTTGACGGCCTCGCAGCCATTCTTCTGCAAACGAGCACCGATCCAGCCACGATGGCGCAGCCCGTCCGTCGCACCCTCCTCGGCATGGGGCAGGGAATGCGCGCCTATGTCGTGCAGCCGCTCAGCGCGCACATCGAGCGGAGATATGCGCAATTCGAATGGATCGTGAACGTCTTGACGGTCTTCGGGTTGCTGGCGCTGCTGCTCGCCGCGGTCGGCTTGTATGGCGTGATCGCATACCATGTGACACTCCGCACGCAGGAAATCGGCGTACGAATGGCGCTTGGAGCGACGCGCCAGGATATCTTCCGCGACGTCGTCAGCAACGGTCTAGCGATCGTTCTGGTGGGCGTGGCGATCGGTGAGCTGTTGACGGCGGGACTGACTGGCGTCGCGGGATCGATCCAGGAGGGGATTGCTCCAACGGGTGTCTGGACGCATGTCGTCGTGGCGTTCATCTGGATCGGAGTTGCGCTTGGTGCCTGCTGTCTGCCGGCCGCCAGGGCAGCGCGCGTGGACCCGCTCGTGGCGCTGCGTTACGAGTAGCGGTACACTCTGTGGTGGCGTCCAAGACTCGACATGAGCGGACCTACTGCGACACCGCTGCTCTTGCTGGCTCTCCGCCCGAACAGTGAGACCGACCGTGAACGGCTCGGAAAGGGATTGCGGCAGCTCATCGCCGAGGATCCGACCCTGAGCGTGAAAGCGGATCAAGCCGGCGGAATCACCATTGGCGCCCTCGACGAATTGCAGCTCGAGAGCATCGTCGATCGCCTGAAGCGCGAGTTCCGGGTCGAAGCGACGCTCGGAAAGCCTCAGGTGGCCTACAGGGAAGCGCTGACGCAGGTGGCCGACGGCGATGGCCGATACGCACGTCATTCCGCCGGCCGCGGGCAGTATGGCCACGTCAGGATCCGCGTCTCTCCGGGAGAGCGAGGTACTGGCTATGTTTTCGAGAGCGCTCTGAGTGGTGACGAGATTCCGGATCGTTTCATCGAGTCCGTCCGGCTGGGAATTCAGGAAGCCTCGACGCGCGGTGGGCCCGCGGGTTATCCGATTCGCGACGTGAGGATCGAGTTGTACGACGGCTCATACCACGAAACGGCCTCGAACGACGCCGCGTTCAAGATCGCCGGTGCGATGGCATTCCGAGAGGCTGCAGAGAAGGCGGGGACCGTTCTCCTCGAGCCGGTGATGATCGTCGCCGTGGTGGTCCCCAAAGAGCACGCGGCCGACGTGATCGAAGACCTCTCCGGTCGACGTGGCCAGATTCAGTCGCACGATGACGACGCCGACGTGCGGGTCGTTCGGGCACTTGTCCCACTGTCAGAAATGTTCGGTTACGCGGCGGCTCTCCGCGAACGTACGCGAGGGCGTGGGACATATTCGATTCAGCTGGATAGCTATCGAGAGGTTCCGATCGACCCGCGGGACGGCGAGCGCCGCAATTCCCCAGTGGGCGCGCCGCTCAAACCGGTACCTGGGCTCAAGAGCGCGAGCGTCGCGCTGCCGGAACCTGACGACGATGTTGGCGAAAGCTGAGTCGGGGCGGCGGTTGTACGAGCACGCCGGATTTCGCCGCCATCGCCGCGCGCGTTGGGTGAAGATGTTCGACACTTCGCCCACACGCGATGGCGCTCGTTCCCGAACGACCTGATCGAGCCCATTCGTCTGAACCACGCAAGTGCGGCGTTTCAGAGTTACGGTGACGTACGTGCACCACCACGGCACAGGGACCAGACCGCGATCGCCACCGTCGATCGAATCAGCGGAGGGAGGCAAGCGTCCTCCGGGCACGACCGTGAGCGGCAGTAGACAATCACCCCGCGATCGCACGCGCTGGGGCGTCGCAACTCGACGGACAGATGTTGGCCAGGCGTGTCCGTCGGCTCTTGCGCTCATGAGGGTGAGGCACGCGCGGCCGAACGCCTGACGTGGCCCAGACGAGGCTGGCCCGCGCCGGCAGATTGGCACAGATCAGGTGCCAGACTCGTTTCGAAACGAGTGGCGTGCGGCCGTGTGCCGAAGACCGGCGCCGTCTCTCGGACGCGCGTGGGCTGCCAGGGACCGAAGTCGCGTTCGGCCGCGTGGGCATTGTGGCGTGTGCACCTGAGCTCGAGATTGTCGACCGACGCTTCACCGCCCTTCGCGTACGGCCGGCGATGATGAAATTCGAGGAACCCGCGTTCCGCGCACCGCCTTCCTCCGGCGCTGACGAACGCACACTGGCCACCGTCGCGGTGCCAGATGGTTCGCTTCACCACCGCGGGGATGTACCGCGATCCCATCGCCGTCCCGCGCCCCTGCGTCGGCCGGTCTGTGGCCGCGTATTTCATGCGCGCACATTCGGCGACGAGCAGGGTCAGGGCACGATCGAAGATGGCCGCGGGGTCTCCGGTCGGAATGACGTGCCGGAGTAGCGCTTGTACCTCCTGCAGCTTCGCGTATGTCTCGGCGCTGATGGTGAATGACACCTTGTAGCGCGCGGGCGCCAGCGGCGCGAGCACCGGAGGACGCGTCGGCGCGGGCGCCGCCGGGGCCGACATGCCCGCCGACGCCGCGGTTTCCCGCGGCACCTCACCCTGTTCCGTCGTGGGTGCTTTGCTGGCAGCTCCCGCCGTGGCGGCGGCCACGGCGGGTGGTGGCGGCGTCGGCAGTTTCCGCACAGCACTCGGCACATCGGGCTGCGGGTGCAGTCGGGCCACGATTTGTTCGACGTCGCGTCGGCTCCGGTGCCGGGCCTCGGCCAACAGTGCCGCATAATTCTCGGGAGTCAAGTGCGGCGCGAGGAGCCGAATCGTTGTCAGCGTGACCGCGCCCGCCGCGAGCTGCGCCAGGATGACAGGAAACCGGCGCGCGGCGCGGGCGACTTCGATCCGGTCGTACGCGGCGTGCTCCGAGAGGCGGAGGACGTGGACGCAGTACGTAAAGAGCGAGGCGCAGCCTTCGCCTAGGTAGAGACGCCGGGCATCGATCTCGGCGAGGCAGGCGATGAGGCGCGCCGTGGCCTCACGTTCACCGGCAGCGAGGTGCGTCACCTCGCGGAGCAGATCCTGATCGGAGAGGTGCTGGAACGTGGAGAGTCGCGTCATCATGTCCCATTATACGGATGCACTTTTCGAGCCTCAGGACGGGCACCCAGGACACGAATGCGGCGAGATCCATTTCGTTTGTCGCCCTCACATGCGAAGGCGGCCTCATGGTCAATCTGGCGCTCACAGCGGGCTATTCTCGCGAGCTTCTGCACAAGAACGCGCCCACCTCAAAAATCTTGTCAAGCCCTTTCGCGAGAACCGTCACGCTGACGTCGCCTCACTGCCTCGCAAGGCTGGCCATCGCGTCCTCGAAGGCGCCGCGAGATCGGGAGAGCACGTCCGTAATATGTGTCGATTACTGCACAGGAGTCGGAGGGCGACGAAAGCAGAGAACCGTGGCGTCCTTGACTATCTGGGTATTCACCGCTACCATACCTAGACATTCTTGTGATCAGGGCTCGATAGCCCTATGGAAAAACCGGTCAACGCCCTCTTGCACGGAACACTCGATGCGCTGATTCTCAAGACGCTCACAGGCGGTCCCCGCCACGGGTATGCGATCGCGCGTTGGATCGAGGAAGCGACCGGCGATGCGCTGCAGATTGAGGACGGCTCGCTTTACCCGTCCCTCTACCGGATGGAGCAGAAGGCGTGGGTGGAGGCCGAGTGGGGCGAGTCCGAGCTGGGCCGCCGCGTCAAGCTATATCGCATCACGCCCGCCGGCCGCGCACGACTGAGGCACGAGACGCGCCAGTGGCAGACGTTCACGAAGGTCGTCTCCCGAGTGCTCCTCCCAGCCTGACGTGCCCGGTGCGGCACGCGCGCCGTGGAACCGCAACGCATGCGACGAAGACTGTTACGGGCCTGGCTCTGGAAGCCAAGCGTCGACGAGGAGGTCGACGGAGAGCTCGCGTTCCATCTCGAGATGCGCCGGCGCGAGTACGTCGCCCGCGGCATGTCCTCTGAAGAGGCGCGCCAGGCGGCGCTGCGACGCTTCGGTGACGTGCGCCTCGCCCACGACACCTGCTGGCGTCTCGGCAGAGACAGGGATCGTCAGATGCGGCGACGGGAATACCTTGCGGAGTTGCGCCAGGACGTCGGGTTCGGCTGGCGACAACTGTGGAAGAACCCCGGGTTTGCGTTCGTAGCAATTGTGACGCTCGCGCTCGGGATCGGAGCGACGACGGCGATTTTCAGCGCGGTGCACGCCGTGGTGTTGCGTCCCCTGCCGTACCATGAGCCGCATCGCCTCGTATATCTATTCGAGCGCTGGCGCGACATCGAGCGCGGCGGCGTGTCGGTTGGCAACTTCGTCGAGTGGAGCCGGCGCGCCACGCTGTTCGATGGAATCGCCGCGATCCAATACGACAACTTCAACGTGACCGAGGGTCGGACGCCCGAGCGGGTCATCGGAGCCCACGTGAGCGGGCACTACTTCGATGTGCTCGGCGTGGGCGCTGCGCTTGGGCGGACGTTCGGTCGAGACGACGATCAGCCGGGGCGGGAAGATGTGGTGATCCTGAGCCACAGGCTCTGGGCGCGCCGGTTCGCCGGCGATCCGGGTGTGGTGGGGCGCGAGGTACGGCTCAGCGGCCGTCAGCACACCGTGGTCGGGGTCATGCCAGCGTCGTTCGACGTCACGATGGATGGCGAGGAGCTGTGGGTACCGGCCGCGTTCAGCGGGGAAGAGCAGGCCGACTTCGACCGGCATTTCCTCACGATATCGGCCAGGCTCGCACCGGGTGTGACGATTGACCAAGCGCAGACGGAGCTGGCGACGATCGCCGCGCAACTGGAGAAGGAGCAGCCG
Proteins encoded in this window:
- a CDS encoding FtsX-like permease family protein encodes the protein MMLTDWILRLRSLFNRRAVDQDLDDELRFHLEQQVTLYVGQGMAHDDALRRARLELGGLDQVKEEHRDARGIGPVDDLVRDVQYATRQLRRSPGFALLAMLCLGLGIGVNTAIFGVINSVLLRQMPVADPERLIVISRGERTAWSYPDYRDFRDRSRTLSGLAGSWPMESDLDVDGDSAFVGAEVASADYGDVLGVTPVLGRWFADDREPFAVISHAAWERWFHRSPQVLGRRIRSQSESYTVVGVAPPDCTGAFAPLRTDIWVPIRTRPGLAAQLEDREDRHLIMLFGRLRAGATAVEASTELNAIDAQLRAEHARASERQPPIVADEARGIPDHEFRRSAATLATLLAVVVGLVLLIACVNVGNLLLVRGAIRQREFAMRRALGATQSRLFRQLLTESLMLAIGGGICGVVLAVWTNQLLERSVSSFMGYFAVQLDLSLDWRTIVFATMVSFAATLLCGWLPAWRASRSSGVVAFKGEIGGGTRRRRPLGLVAQVAMSLVLLFVAGSFLQGLVRLQATDPGFEVDGRLIAYAFIPSSPITAERRREVYAQALERLRTLPGVRTATLTSTVPLMWARSDCASLRTGPQIRITTSTIDTSFFDTMAIRLLAGRRFGVEDLSSNASTVVVNESLARRILPNSTAVGERLMIGCDDTQAAVVVGVVRNSAIRELGEPPEPHLYFPFPRQDFDGLAAILLQTSTDPATMAQPVRRTLLGMGQGMRAYVVQPLSAHIERRYAQFEWIVNVLTVFGLLALLLAAVGLYGVIAYHVTLRTQEIGVRMALGATRQDIFRDVVSNGLAIVLVGVAIGELLTAGLTGVAGSIQEGIAPTGVWTHVVVAFIWIGVALGACCLPAARAARVDPLVALRYE
- a CDS encoding PadR family transcriptional regulator, which encodes MEKPVNALLHGTLDALILKTLTGGPRHGYAIARWIEEATGDALQIEDGSLYPSLYRMEQKAWVEAEWGESELGRRVKLYRITPAGRARLRHETRQWQTFTKVVSRVLLPA